One genomic window of Cercospora beticola chromosome 5, complete sequence includes the following:
- a CDS encoding uncharacterized protein (antiSMASH:Cluster_4~BUSCO:EOG09262LI4) — protein sequence MTVQLQESHGVRLAVEGCGHGTLHAIYASIEEACKQKGWPGIDLLIIGGDFQSVRNAYDLNCVSMPPKYRSMCDFHEYYSGQRTAPYLTIFVGGNHEASNYLFESYYGGWVAPNIYYMGAANVLRLGPLRIAGLSGIWKGFDYRKPHFERLPYNESDLKSIYHVRELDVRKLLQIRTQVDIGVSHDWPQGIEWKGNWKRLFSKKSHFEDDARSGKLGSVAAKQVLERLRPRYWFSAHLHCKFAAVVQHERHNATLPQQTAPSGTSSFAVPANNGDEVDLNGAEAIDPAPPAKNDDEINLDLDDEPEAVVEKSIAATRPVNNDEVELDLDDGDSAPVGTAGNRSQSEKDQTEEEARLAAARAALPASFAPRKQPEPIEHPPEITNTETCFLALDKCLPSRDFLQLLDASTEPVHDRERPLKLHYDREWLAITRAFAQSEPTVVGNPDAKVPFAKTEAEYKELIENERKWIDANISDEKLVVPENFVVTAPVYDGGDFRSPQYQQVKEFPNPQTAAFCQLLQIPNALEISEEEIASRLQAGPRPDTEFHGGRGRGRGGFRGDRGGRGRGRGGGRGRFRGR from the coding sequence ATGACAGTCCAATTACAAGAATCGCATGGAGTCCGACTCGCGGTCGAAGGCTGCGGCCATGGCACACTCCACGCCATCTACGCATCaatcgaagaagcttgcaAACAAAAGGGTTGGCCTGGAATCGATTTGCTCATCATCGGCGGAGACTTTCAGTCTGTACGAAATGCCTACGATCTGAATTGTGTCAGCATGCCACCGAAATATCGGTCCATGTGTGATTTCCACGAATACTACTCTGGCCAACGGACTGCTCCCTACTTGACAATCTTCGTTGGCGGAAACCACGAGGCGAGTAACTACCTGTTCGAGTCGTACTACGGAGGTTGGGTCGCGCCAAACATCTACTACATGGGTGCTGCGAATGTGCTACGACTTGGTCCACTCCGAATTGCTGGGCTGAGTGGGATCTGGAAGGGATTCGACTATCGCAAGCCACATTTTGAGCGACTGCCGTACAATGAGTCTGACCTGAAGAGCATCTATCATGTTCGAGAACTGGATGTGCGGAAATTGCTACAGATCCGAACACAAGTCGACATCGGAGTCAGTCATGACTGGCCTCAGGGTATTGAGTGGAAGGGCAACTGGAAGAGACTTTTCAGCAAAAAGAGTCACTTTGAAGACGATGCAAGAAGCGGGAAATTGGGGAGTGTTGCCGCGAAGCAGGTACTGGAACGACTACGACCGAGGTATTGGTTTTCCGCGCATTTACACTGCAAGTTTGCTGCTGTGGTACAGCATGAACGCCACAATGCGACACTGCCGCAGCAGACTGCGCCTTCCGGTACTAGCTCATTCGCTGTGCCAGCGAATAACGGAGACGAGGTCGATCTCAATGGTGCAGAAGCCATTGACCCCGCTCCACCTGCTAAGAATGACGACGAGATCAATCTCGACCTCGACGACGAACCAGAGGCGGTGGTAGAGAAATCCATTGCTGCTACAAGGCCCGTCAATAATGACGAGGTTGAGTTGGACCTTGACGACGGTGACAGCGCGCCTGTTGGAACAGCTGGCAATCGGTCCCAAAGTGAGAAGGACCAgacagaagaagaggcaCGTCTGGCTGCAGCGCGAGCTGCGTTGCCTGCTTCTTTCGCACCTCGCAAGCAACCCGAACCGATCGAACACCCTCCCGAGATCACCAATACCGAGACATGCTTTCTCGCGCTCGATAAATGTCTACCGAGCCGTGATTTCCTGCAGCTCCTGGATGCCTCAACTGAGCCAGTGCACGATCGTGAGCGACCACTCAAGCTTCACTACGATCGCGAGTGGCTTGCTATAACACGTGCATTTGCTCAGAGTGAACCGACAGTGGTTGGGAACCCAGATGCCAAAGTACCGTTTGCGAAGACAGAAGCGGAGTACAAGGAGTTGATTGAGAACGAGCGCAAGTGGATCGATGCGAACATCTCCGACGAGAAACTTGTAGTTCCCGAGAACTTTGTTGTGACCGCACCAGTGTACGATGGCGGCGATTTCCGCAGCCCACAGTACCAGCAGGTGAAGGAGTTTCCTAATCCTCAGACAGCAGCGTTCTGCCAACTTCTGCAAATTCCCAACGCGCTCGAAATAAGTGAGGAGGAGATTGCGAGTCGACTCCAAGCTGGTCCTCGTCCAGATACAGAGTTCCATGGGGGGCGAGGTCGCGGGAGAGGAGGCTTTCGAGGCGATCGCGGCGGACGTGGGAGAGGGCGCGGcggtggcagaggcagaTTTCGAGGCCGATGA
- a CDS encoding uncharacterized protein (antiSMASH:Cluster_4~BUSCO:EOG09263AZP), translating to MADADEDTIPRGAGLSGEDIDLSDETQDFRFLSSISTGDAKIPKRGEKDFEPHATALQTNILAASRQAMHNALAFERTHQPKGHTIATYHPETNMCYAINPKGPLFIKMGRVLPAHEDPLGDDELRGVRIWMWPEEALYLLERGTMDIRWPKAEGDDDEDEFGLPMSVQAGYAMFLGDEESYEGALTFERFSVYTGLKRAGYIVLRAPSWKSTGPPIGSECYPPSPKRTWRTGLRDSIAGLAYIFAQSPEAALKQQHNRQVEGPMVSNDLYRDYHTIYRRLAIINFHDPATSQAPETPHDATTDPNFRITYHVWKPGSAHFKKSNPIDPDFRIAVVNAREVGAPTLDQLSALLETTPYDPPKDDAQMYTKLKHGYKNVILAVVDQGVTSYLRLADAAFGREKIYERTQSGRGGKRGDRGGGRGGRGRGRGGR from the exons ATGGCGGACGCAGATGAGGATACCATACCGAGGGGCGCCGGCCTCAGcggcgaagacatcgacctCTCGGACGAAACGCAAGATTTTCGATTTTTGAGTTCAATATC CACAGGCGATGCCAAAATTCCCAAGCGCGGAGAAAAAGATTTCGAACCTCATGCCACGGCCCTCCAGACTAACATTTTGGCGGCATCACGGCAAGCCATGCACAATGCACTCGCATTCGAAAGGACTCATCAACCCAAAGGTCACACGATCGCCACTTACCACCCAGAGACAAACATGTGCTATGCCATCAACCCGAAAGGTCCGCTTTTCATCAAGATGGGCAGAGTCCTGCCAGCTCATGAGGATCCTCTTGGCGACGATGAATTACGCGGCGTACGAATCTGGATGTGGCCTGAAGAAGCACTCTACCTACTCGAGCGAGGCACGATGGACATCAGGTGGCCGAAAGCGgagggcgacgacgatgaggatgaattTGGCCTGCCAATGAGCGTACAAGCTGGCTATGCAATGTTTCTCGGGGATGAGGAGAGCTACGAAGGTGCACTGACTTTCGAACGATTCTCCGTATACACAGGTCTCAAGCGAGCTGGCTACATCGTCCTTCGAGCACCATCTTGGAAATCCACAGGCCCGCCAATCGGATCAGAGTGTTATCCTCCTTCACCGAAACGAACCTGGCGAACAGGACTTCGCGACTCCATTGCAGGACTCGCATACATTTTTGCGCAAAGCCCAGAAGCTGCTCTAAAGCAGCAACATAACCGACAAGTCGAAGGACCCATGGTGTCAAACGACCTCTATCGAGACTACCACACCATCTACCGCCGCCTGGCAATCATCAACTTCCACGATCCAGCCACTTCACAAGCACCAGAAACACCCCACGACGCAACCACAGATCCCAACTTCCGCATCACCTACCACGTCTGGAAACCCGGATCAGCACACTTCAAGAAGTCCAACCCCATTGATCCGGACTTCCGAATCGCAGTCGTCAACGCTCGAGAGGTTGGTGCACCGACTCTTGACCAGCTGAGCGCATTACTCGAGACGACTCCTTACGACCCTCCCAAGGACGATGCGCAAATGTATACAAAGCTGAAGCATGGTTACAAAAACGTCATCTTGGCAGTTGTGGACCAAGGTGTGACGAGTTACTTGAGATTGGCTGATGCTGCTTTTGGGCGCGAAAAGATTTACGAACGGACGCAGAGCGGTCGTGGAGGAAAGAGAGGTGATCGTGGGGGCGGGAGAGGTGGTAGAGGAAGAGGTAGAGGTGGGCGGTGA
- a CDS encoding uncharacterized protein (antiSMASH:Cluster_4) codes for MAQPTPDDELLLILLRNLRNVVYTFGESSKQHMSMRAMVLEHLEEMRRKGLTTNLNLARQQERQMQGVEQTSVQTGTQQPDDLPQLMETLATLKLE; via the exons ATGGCTCAACCTACACCCGACGACGAACTTCTTCTCATT TTGCTCCGCAACCTCCGCAATGTAGTCTACACGTTtggcgagagcagcaagcagcataTGTCAATGCGCGCTATGGTTCTGGAACATTTGGAGGAGATGCGACGAAAAGGTCTCACGACGAATCTCAATCTGGCGCGGCAACAGGAACGGCAAATGCAGGGAGTTGAGCAGACTTCAGTTCAAACTGGAACTCAACAGCCTGATGACTTGCCACAACTGATGGAGACTCTGGCTACGCTCAAACTCGAATGA